From one Suicoccus acidiformans genomic stretch:
- a CDS encoding ABC transporter permease: MTGLTQMNLWEKILWYYDINGVYVWEQFLQHLLLSFYGVILAAIIAVPLGFYLARHHKLAQWIIQLASLIQIVPSIALMTLLMFLFGLGPNLVILTIFLYSLLPILSNTYTGVMNVDQNVINAGKGMGMTRNQVLFNIEIPLSLSIIISGIRSAFVMAIGVATIGAFVGAGGLGMVLIRGMRASDGTAIILAAVIPIALLSIVSDIMLSFVEKRLNPYRA; this comes from the coding sequence TTGACTGGCTTAACTCAAATGAATTTATGGGAGAAAATCCTTTGGTATTATGATATTAACGGGGTTTATGTTTGGGAGCAATTTCTCCAACATTTACTACTGAGTTTCTATGGGGTCATACTCGCGGCCATCATTGCGGTTCCCTTAGGTTTCTATTTAGCCCGTCATCATAAATTAGCCCAATGGATCATTCAACTCGCAAGTCTCATTCAAATCGTGCCATCCATTGCCTTGATGACGCTATTGATGTTTCTGTTTGGCTTAGGGCCTAATCTGGTTATCTTGACCATATTCCTTTATTCTTTATTGCCGATTTTAAGCAATACTTATACGGGAGTGATGAATGTCGACCAGAATGTCATCAACGCTGGTAAGGGTATGGGGATGACGCGCAATCAGGTTCTTTTCAATATCGAAATTCCGCTGAGCCTTTCAATTATTATCTCTGGTATTCGTAGTGCCTTTGTTATGGCTATCGGTGTAGCAACCATTGGTGCCTTCGTAGGGGCTGGTGGCCTGGGGATGGTCTTAATCCGTGGCATGCGTGCTTCAGACGGGACGGCCATTATCTTGGCGGCAGTTATCCCGATTGCCTTATTATCGATCGTCTCAGATATTATGCTATCCTTTGTAGAGAAACGCTTGAACCCATATCGGGCGTAA
- a CDS encoding DDE-type integrase/transposase/recombinase produces MRRPRKNRQIAKEVQGGSIKENLVSRQFKAYGPRIILLTDISYLPYGDRKFAYLSSVSDAYTNKILAYQVSDSLEIDFILETIQCLVNEHGVSLSTETIIHSDQGSHYTGIKFQELLQSKELLQSMSRRGYCWDNAPKESFLGHMKDEIDFYNNDRYQTNLAGLPPKRYYQLYLTGQYPYEGLIETSKIKRVSMTENMSNAFE; encoded by the coding sequence GTGCGCCGCCCTCGGAAAAACCGACAAATAGCCAAAGAAGTACAGGGTGGATCTATTAAAGAAAATCTTGTATCAAGGCAATTTAAAGCTTATGGACCACGGATAATTCTATTAACCGATATTAGCTATTTACCCTATGGTGACAGGAAGTTTGCTTATCTTTCAAGTGTTTCAGACGCCTATACAAATAAGATTCTTGCGTATCAGGTGAGTGATAGCTTGGAGATTGATTTTATACTAGAGACGATCCAATGCTTGGTAAATGAACATGGCGTTAGCCTTAGTACCGAAACAATTATCCATTCAGACCAAGGATCGCACTATACAGGGATTAAGTTTCAAGAGTTACTTCAATCAAAAGAGTTACTTCAATCTATGTCACGACGTGGATACTGTTGGGACAATGCACCAAAAGAGTCATTTCTTGGACATATGAAGGATGAAATTGATTTTTATAATAATGATCGCTACCAAACAAATTTAGCTGGGTTGCCTCCAAAGCGTTATTATCAATTATATCTAACAGGACAATATCCATATGAAGGATTAATTGAAACATCCAAGATCAAAAGAGTAAGTATGACAGAGAACATGAGTAATGCGTTCGAGTAA
- a CDS encoding HTH domain-containing protein, protein MIISPYVQKVTERSVTFTESFKYLFNERYQAIPSPTDIIREMGLPVDIIGQPRIKNFSRLYRNYINKVDDPMEILMIETERQGAYQ, encoded by the coding sequence CTGATAATTTCGCCCTACGTACAGAAAGTAACAGAAAGAAGTGTGACATTTACAGAATCGTTTAAATATCTCTTCAATGAGCGATACCAAGCAATCCCTTCTCCTACGGATATTATCCGAGAAATGGGCTTACCTGTTGATATCATCGGACAGCCTCGGATTAAAAATTTCTCGAGACTATATCGTAACTATATCAATAAAGTAGATGACCCTATGGAGATATTGATGATTGAAACGGAGCGACAAGGCGCGTATCAATGA
- a CDS encoding Cof-type HAD-IIB family hydrolase: MNYKVLVVDIDDTLMTSENKISPKTREAIMAMQEAGYIFVLASGRPYQSVYRIAKDLELDRFGSYIISFNGGRVTEVASEGIIYAQPMDEKEQLDVIDFILANDLTPLTYTDEEIKVHHKNDYSHVESELTGLPYSYDPDFFVNVQAALPKIMGVGDPDIVGRLEAESQGRFSDFTHVTTSKPFYLELMHKDVSKGTSLKRLAEHLELSLEQIIAVGDGNNDKEMLQTAGIGVAMGNANESLKAIADEVTASNDEDGIVPIIEKYFAI; the protein is encoded by the coding sequence ATGAACTATAAAGTGCTTGTTGTAGATATTGATGATACATTAATGACGAGTGAGAATAAAATTTCACCGAAAACCCGTGAAGCGATTATGGCCATGCAAGAGGCAGGCTATATATTTGTGCTGGCGAGTGGTCGTCCTTACCAGTCGGTTTACCGGATTGCTAAGGATTTAGAATTGGACCGTTTCGGTTCATATATTATTTCCTTCAACGGTGGCCGGGTGACTGAAGTGGCCAGTGAAGGGATTATCTATGCGCAACCCATGGATGAGAAGGAGCAGCTGGATGTCATCGACTTTATTCTAGCTAATGATTTAACGCCTTTAACTTATACAGATGAAGAAATTAAGGTTCATCATAAGAATGACTATTCACACGTTGAATCGGAACTAACAGGCTTGCCTTATAGCTATGACCCTGATTTCTTCGTGAATGTGCAAGCAGCCCTACCGAAAATTATGGGAGTAGGTGATCCAGACATCGTCGGCCGTTTGGAAGCAGAAAGTCAAGGTCGTTTCAGTGACTTTACGCATGTGACCACTTCGAAGCCTTTCTATTTAGAGCTGATGCATAAGGATGTGTCGAAAGGGACTAGCTTGAAACGCTTGGCTGAGCATTTGGAATTGTCGCTTGAGCAGATTATTGCTGTTGGTGACGGCAATAACGATAAGGAAATGTTGCAGACGGCCGGTATCGGCGTTGCCATGGGGAATGCGAACGAATCACTCAAAGCCATTGCTGATGAAGTTACAGCGTCTAACGATGAAGATGGAATTGTACCAATTATTGAAAAATATTTTGCCATTTAG
- the alaS gene encoding alanine--tRNA ligase, with translation MKELTSHQIRQMFLDFFAEKGHKVLPSASLIPVNDPTLLWINSGVATLKKYFDGTETPEVPRLTNSQKSIRTNDIENVGVTARHHTLFEMLGNFSIGDYFKEDAIAWAWEFLTDEQWLGLDPDRLYVTYYPEDTETKELWEQIENFDSSHIVPVEDNFWDIGAGPCGPDTEIFYDRGEAFNNLAEDDPENYPGGENERWLEIWNLVFSEFNHMPDDTYEPLPHKNVDTGMGLERITSVIQDTPTNFETDLFMPIIQHIQEISGVNYASAEDKQVSFKVIADHIRAVSFAVSDGALPSNEGRGYILRRLIRRSVMHGRRLGIMRPFLAELVPIVSEVMGAHYQELHDKVAFVQQVISNEEDRFHETIEGGENLLEDLIADLKAEGKQEIPGAKAFQLYDTFGFPLELTQELAQENGLTVDEAGFEEHMSEQRERARAARSDEQSMSIQSEILQEIDADFTFLGYEQIKANGTVTAIVVDDQRSNQLPPHSQGWVFFNRSPFYAESGGQVADQGGIFDGEDLFAEVLDVQKAPNGQNMHYLKTYEYPINVDQSYTLEVDGSARMRTRKNHTATHLLHQGLKTVLGEHANQAGSYVGPDRLRFDFSHFGKVTEEELSQIEAYVNFWIENSVPVNISEMPIDEAKASGAQALFGEKYGDIVRVVNIANESIELCGGTHVGNTNEIDTFKLLSESGIGAGIRRIEALTGQAAIDYYREQEAILHQAQEALKVSQADQMVGRIEQMHQEIKQLESQVESLNAKLIHVQEADLFAQVEQAGDFTYILAAVDNQNNDQLRNLGDTWREKAASNILVAVSNQGDKVGLLVFVDDDSVAKGVKAGDLIKPLAKLIGGGGGGRPQMAQAGGKNVAGIPQLMEEAGSIIQAILAPEAEATDTETESEEA, from the coding sequence ATGAAAGAATTAACCAGTCATCAAATACGTCAAATGTTTCTAGATTTCTTTGCAGAGAAAGGGCATAAGGTCCTACCAAGTGCTTCATTGATTCCTGTCAATGACCCTACTTTGCTTTGGATCAACTCAGGCGTTGCTACGCTTAAGAAATACTTCGATGGTACGGAGACACCCGAAGTACCACGCTTAACCAATTCACAGAAAAGTATCCGAACCAATGACATCGAAAACGTTGGTGTGACAGCTCGTCACCACACATTATTTGAAATGCTGGGCAACTTCTCTATTGGAGATTACTTCAAGGAAGATGCAATAGCATGGGCTTGGGAATTCCTTACCGATGAGCAGTGGCTAGGCTTAGATCCAGACCGTCTATACGTTACATATTATCCAGAAGATACGGAAACAAAGGAACTTTGGGAGCAAATTGAGAATTTCGATTCCAGCCACATTGTTCCAGTAGAGGATAATTTCTGGGACATCGGAGCGGGTCCTTGTGGGCCGGATACGGAAATTTTCTATGACCGGGGTGAAGCTTTCAACAATCTTGCCGAAGATGACCCAGAAAACTATCCAGGCGGTGAGAATGAGCGTTGGTTAGAAATTTGGAATCTAGTCTTTTCAGAGTTCAATCATATGCCTGATGATACATATGAGCCATTGCCACATAAGAACGTCGATACGGGGATGGGTCTGGAACGGATTACATCGGTTATTCAAGATACGCCAACGAACTTTGAGACGGATTTATTTATGCCAATCATTCAGCATATTCAAGAAATTAGTGGCGTTAATTATGCTTCTGCTGAAGACAAGCAAGTCAGTTTTAAAGTTATTGCAGACCATATTCGGGCGGTATCTTTTGCTGTAAGTGATGGGGCTTTACCATCCAATGAAGGACGCGGTTATATCTTGCGCCGCTTAATTCGCCGCTCAGTCATGCATGGTCGTCGCCTAGGTATTATGCGCCCATTCCTAGCGGAATTAGTGCCGATTGTGAGTGAAGTGATGGGGGCGCATTACCAAGAATTACATGATAAAGTTGCCTTCGTACAACAAGTGATTTCTAATGAAGAAGATCGCTTTCATGAAACCATTGAAGGGGGCGAAAACTTACTAGAAGACTTGATTGCCGACTTAAAGGCTGAAGGTAAGCAGGAAATCCCTGGGGCAAAAGCCTTCCAACTTTATGATACGTTCGGCTTCCCCTTGGAGTTAACCCAAGAGTTAGCGCAAGAGAACGGCTTGACTGTGGATGAGGCTGGCTTTGAAGAGCATATGAGTGAACAAAGAGAGCGCGCTCGGGCAGCTCGCAGTGATGAGCAAAGTATGTCTATTCAATCAGAAATTCTCCAAGAAATTGACGCGGATTTCACCTTCCTAGGTTACGAGCAAATTAAAGCCAACGGTACGGTTACGGCCATTGTTGTTGATGATCAGCGCAGTAATCAACTTCCACCCCATTCACAAGGCTGGGTATTCTTCAACCGCTCACCTTTCTATGCGGAAAGCGGGGGGCAAGTCGCTGATCAAGGGGGTATTTTCGACGGGGAGGATCTGTTTGCAGAAGTCTTAGATGTCCAAAAAGCACCTAACGGCCAGAATATGCATTACTTGAAGACATATGAGTATCCTATTAATGTGGATCAGTCGTATACTTTGGAAGTTGATGGCTCAGCACGGATGCGCACGCGCAAAAATCATACGGCGACGCATTTGTTGCACCAAGGTTTGAAGACGGTTCTCGGTGAGCATGCTAATCAAGCAGGTTCTTATGTGGGACCTGACCGCTTACGTTTCGACTTCTCGCATTTCGGTAAAGTAACCGAAGAAGAGTTGTCGCAAATTGAAGCTTATGTGAATTTCTGGATTGAGAATTCAGTTCCGGTCAATATTAGTGAAATGCCGATTGATGAAGCGAAGGCCTCCGGTGCCCAAGCCTTATTCGGTGAGAAATATGGGGATATTGTCCGTGTGGTTAATATTGCCAATGAATCCATCGAATTGTGTGGAGGAACACACGTTGGGAACACTAATGAAATCGATACGTTCAAACTTCTTTCAGAATCTGGTATCGGGGCTGGAATTCGTCGGATTGAAGCTTTGACGGGTCAAGCAGCTATTGATTACTACCGTGAGCAAGAAGCAATCTTACACCAAGCGCAAGAGGCCTTAAAGGTGTCACAAGCGGATCAAATGGTGGGCCGGATTGAACAAATGCATCAAGAAATTAAGCAGTTGGAAAGCCAAGTTGAGTCCTTAAATGCGAAATTAATTCACGTCCAAGAAGCAGACCTCTTTGCTCAAGTTGAGCAAGCAGGGGACTTTACTTACATCCTTGCTGCGGTTGATAATCAGAATAATGATCAACTACGCAACTTAGGCGATACATGGCGCGAGAAAGCGGCGTCGAATATCTTAGTGGCGGTATCCAATCAAGGCGATAAAGTCGGCCTCTTAGTCTTTGTTGATGACGACAGTGTAGCCAAAGGTGTTAAGGCAGGAGACTTAATTAAGCCACTAGCCAAATTAATCGGTGGGGGTGGCGGTGGCCGTCCACAAATGGCGCAAGCAGGCGGGAAGAATGTTGCCGGTATTCCGCAATTAATGGAAGAAGCCGGAAGTATCATTCAAGCAATCCTTGCCCCAGAAGCTGAAGCGACTGATACAGAGACAGAATCCGAAGAAGCGTAA
- a CDS encoding IreB family regulatory phosphoprotein: protein MKSLDETIMFKLDDLEQRSVRETLETVYHALEEKGYDPVNQIVGYLLSGDPAYIPRHNDARNLIRRYERDELLEKLVEYYVTGKES, encoded by the coding sequence ATGAAATCATTGGACGAAACAATCATGTTTAAATTGGATGATTTGGAACAAAGATCAGTCAGAGAAACTTTGGAGACAGTTTATCATGCCTTGGAAGAGAAGGGCTATGATCCAGTGAACCAAATTGTGGGTTATTTATTATCCGGTGACCCAGCTTATATTCCACGTCATAATGATGCGAGAAATTTAATTCGTCGCTATGAACGGGATGAATTGCTTGAGAAACTTGTGGAATATTATGTCACAGGTAAAGAATCTTAA
- the ruvX gene encoding Holliday junction resolvase RuvX, whose protein sequence is MAGYKRSMGLDVGSRTVGIALSDLLGLTAQGLETLRIDEEADDYAIDTLITLIKEHDVDTVVIGLPKNMNNTLGPRAEASQRYGEMLAAAYPDVRIVYQDERLTTSQAERMLIQEGNVSRKKRKEVIDKLAAVLILQNYLDSQP, encoded by the coding sequence ATGGCGGGATATAAACGGAGTATGGGTTTAGACGTGGGGAGTCGCACCGTAGGCATTGCCCTTAGCGATTTGCTCGGTCTAACAGCTCAAGGATTGGAAACATTACGCATTGATGAAGAGGCAGATGACTATGCTATTGACACCTTAATTACTTTGATTAAAGAGCATGATGTGGATACGGTTGTCATCGGCTTACCTAAGAATATGAATAATACATTAGGTCCGCGGGCAGAAGCCTCTCAGCGATATGGGGAGATGTTAGCTGCAGCGTACCCAGATGTACGCATTGTCTATCAAGATGAGCGCTTAACCACTTCTCAAGCAGAGCGGATGTTAATTCAAGAAGGAAATGTGTCGCGCAAGAAACGCAAAGAGGTTATTGATAAGTTAGCTGCAGTATTAATATTGCAGAATTACTTAGATAGCCAACCATAA
- a CDS encoding DUF1292 domain-containing protein codes for MTDTHHEHDHEQDEFITIVDEEGNETLYQILFTFESNDYGKNYVLLYSAGVAGDEEIELQAYSYTEDSEGESGALLPIETDEEWDMIEEVLNTFLEDDA; via the coding sequence ATGACAGATACACATCATGAACATGATCACGAACAAGATGAGTTCATAACGATTGTTGACGAAGAGGGCAATGAAACCTTATATCAGATTTTATTTACCTTTGAATCCAATGATTATGGCAAGAATTATGTCTTGCTGTACTCTGCCGGTGTGGCTGGCGATGAAGAAATTGAATTACAAGCCTATTCTTATACGGAAGATTCTGAGGGCGAATCAGGAGCACTCCTGCCAATTGAAACTGACGAAGAATGGGATATGATCGAAGAAGTATTGAATACCTTTCTAGAGGATGATGCCTAA
- the mltG gene encoding endolytic transglycosylase MltG: protein MAKDNWKELQEKAKQNESLHVKERLWTNRIVHWLLLAMLIIILGSAIGATTYVKKALGPADATNAETIRVEIPIGSTADDISRILADAGLVSQRDIFNYYLKWTNDTELQAGYYEFSKAMDADQLIEVLQKGGEPIFVDADTNITVIEGTTLADIAKVVDEQTAISEEEFLETVDSPEFIESLQKQFPSLFESMPELDTMEHPLEGYLFPATYEYFAGMSATELITEMVKASNATYQRLVDDMPNTYLTYHQILTLASIIENEAITEEDRGLVSGVFYNRMAIDMPIQSDVTVLYALGEHKEFVTYDDIETESPYNTYTNTGLPPGPVSNAALTAITAAIYPTWNDYYYFVADIDTQEIYYSATLEEHELLVEEHVNARQASIEADEAPNVQETADDEEVADEGVPEAGDAEEVAQ from the coding sequence ATGGCAAAGGACAATTGGAAAGAACTGCAAGAGAAAGCCAAGCAGAATGAAAGTTTGCATGTTAAAGAACGTCTTTGGACAAATCGGATTGTTCATTGGCTTCTGCTAGCCATGCTTATTATTATCCTTGGCTCGGCCATTGGTGCTACTACTTATGTGAAGAAAGCCCTTGGACCAGCAGATGCGACCAATGCTGAAACCATCCGAGTGGAGATTCCGATTGGAAGTACGGCGGATGACATTTCGCGCATTCTGGCAGATGCTGGCTTAGTGAGTCAAAGAGATATCTTTAATTATTACTTGAAATGGACGAATGATACTGAACTTCAGGCGGGTTACTATGAGTTCTCAAAGGCAATGGATGCCGATCAATTGATTGAAGTCCTCCAGAAAGGTGGCGAGCCAATCTTCGTCGATGCGGATACGAATATTACCGTTATTGAAGGGACAACGCTTGCCGATATTGCTAAAGTTGTGGATGAACAAACAGCAATCAGTGAAGAGGAGTTCTTAGAAACTGTCGATAGTCCAGAATTTATCGAAAGTTTACAGAAGCAGTTTCCGAGCCTGTTCGAGAGTATGCCTGAATTGGATACAATGGAACATCCACTGGAAGGCTATCTCTTCCCAGCTACTTATGAGTATTTCGCGGGAATGAGTGCGACAGAACTCATTACTGAAATGGTGAAGGCAAGTAATGCCACCTACCAACGTTTAGTCGATGATATGCCGAATACCTACTTGACATATCATCAAATCTTAACGCTTGCTTCAATAATTGAGAATGAAGCAATTACCGAAGAAGACCGCGGTCTTGTCTCAGGTGTCTTCTATAATCGGATGGCGATTGACATGCCAATCCAAAGTGATGTGACCGTTCTATATGCTCTGGGTGAGCATAAGGAATTTGTCACTTATGATGACATTGAAACGGAATCACCTTACAATACTTACACCAATACTGGCTTACCGCCTGGACCAGTGAGCAATGCGGCCTTAACTGCGATAACCGCAGCGATTTATCCGACTTGGAATGACTATTACTATTTCGTAGCGGATATAGATACGCAAGAAATCTATTACTCAGCAACTTTAGAAGAGCACGAGTTACTTGTTGAAGAGCACGTTAATGCCCGTCAAGCTTCCATTGAAGCAGATGAAGCACCGAACGTTCAAGAAACAGCAGACGATGAGGAAGTGGCAGATGAAGGTGTTCCAGAAGCAGGAGATGCTGAAGAAGTTGCGCAGTAA
- the udk gene encoding uridine kinase, with translation MGRIVIGVTGGSGSGKSSISKAIMEHFSGYSVTLFAQDSYYKDQSQLTYEERLKTNYDHPDAFDNELFYEHLKQLIAGEAIEKPVYDYKKHTRSSATEKQVPQSVIIVEGILILYDRAIRDLLDIKVYVDTDDDIRLARRVQRDVLERGRSVESVIRQYVDVVKPMHHQFIDPTKRYADVIIPEEAYNLVGLDLITTKISTFLNIKE, from the coding sequence ATGGGGCGCATTGTTATAGGTGTAACCGGAGGTTCGGGAAGTGGTAAGTCCAGTATTTCTAAAGCGATTATGGAACATTTCTCTGGTTATTCAGTTACGCTATTTGCTCAAGATTCGTATTATAAAGATCAGAGTCAATTGACATACGAAGAGAGGCTAAAGACGAACTATGATCACCCGGATGCTTTTGACAATGAACTGTTTTATGAGCATTTGAAGCAGTTGATTGCAGGTGAAGCGATCGAAAAACCAGTGTATGACTATAAGAAACATACCCGTAGTTCAGCCACTGAAAAGCAGGTCCCTCAGTCAGTTATTATTGTTGAAGGTATTCTGATTTTATATGATCGAGCTATTCGAGATTTATTGGATATTAAAGTCTATGTAGATACGGACGATGATATTCGCTTAGCCCGCCGTGTTCAACGTGATGTGCTTGAGCGGGGCCGGTCAGTGGAGTCAGTTATTCGCCAATACGTTGATGTGGTTAAACCGATGCATCATCAATTTATTGATCCGACTAAGCGCTATGCGGATGTTATTATACCAGAAGAGGCATACAACCTAGTAGGTCTCGATTTAATTACGACGAAAATTAGTACATTTTTGAATATAAAAGAATAG
- the greA gene encoding transcription elongation factor GreA produces the protein MDAKVYPMTLEGKAKLEAELEDLKVNKRKEIIERIKVARSFGDLSENSEYESAKDEQAFVEGRISTLENMIRFAEIIDDKDIAADEVSLGRTVTFVEMPDGDEETYTIVGSAESDPLEFKISNDSPIAQAIIGKKLGDVVSIETPGGAFDVKITKIEQAN, from the coding sequence ATGGATGCTAAAGTTTACCCAATGACACTTGAAGGAAAAGCTAAATTAGAGGCAGAATTAGAAGATTTAAAAGTTAATAAACGTAAGGAAATTATCGAAAGAATTAAAGTTGCGCGTAGTTTCGGGGATTTATCAGAGAATTCTGAATACGAATCAGCCAAAGATGAGCAAGCCTTTGTGGAAGGCCGTATTTCAACATTAGAGAATATGATTCGTTTTGCAGAAATCATCGATGATAAAGACATCGCGGCCGATGAAGTAAGTCTTGGTCGTACGGTTACTTTCGTTGAAATGCCAGATGGCGACGAAGAAACTTATACGATTGTCGGTTCAGCCGAATCAGACCCGCTAGAATTCAAAATTTCGAATGATTCTCCAATTGCTCAAGCGATTATCGGCAAGAAATTAGGTGATGTCGTAAGCATTGAAACGCCAGGCGGTGCTTTTGATGTGAAAATCACAAAAATTGAGCAAGCTAATTAA
- a CDS encoding shikimate kinase codes for MKNIVLIGLPGSGKSTLGKLLADELNCTYYDMDCVIEDNLNQSIISIFKDKGEAYFREIEYNVADKITKHNQASVIATGGGVVTMQKTMVVLKENGYTIFLNRPLNKIYADIETKNRPLLRDNIFRLESLYNQRIHLYREYADYIIDNNGEINNCLDKLIEVSNKILLANT; via the coding sequence ATGAAAAACATTGTTTTAATTGGCCTTCCTGGTTCAGGTAAATCAACCCTAGGTAAACTTTTAGCTGATGAGTTAAATTGCACATACTATGATATGGATTGTGTGATAGAAGATAATCTAAATCAAAGTATCATATCTATTTTTAAAGACAAAGGAGAAGCTTACTTTAGAGAAATAGAGTACAATGTTGCTGATAAAATAACTAAACATAATCAAGCATCTGTTATAGCAACAGGTGGCGGTGTGGTTACAATGCAAAAAACAATGGTTGTACTTAAAGAGAATGGTTATACCATTTTTTTAAATCGACCTTTAAATAAAATTTATGCTGATATTGAAACAAAGAATAGACCATTATTACGAGATAATATCTTTCGGTTAGAGAGTTTATATAATCAAAGAATTCATCTTTATAGAGAATATGCTGACTATATAATTGATAATAATGGCGAAATTAACAATTGTCTTGATAAGTTAATTGAAGTTTCTAATAAAATTTTGTTAGCAAATACATAA
- the aroA gene encoding 3-phosphoshikimate 1-carboxyvinyltransferase: MSDIRIQPQKLSGIVHIPPSKSMAHRVVIAASLSEGQSIIRNIQLSDDIIATITGMRTLGARIDQVPDPKIDGGVSLMIHGANPTGAQQETGIVREIDANESGSTLRFLVPISSLFPGETHFIGRGKLGSRPMTIYEEIYRDQGLSYRAGIGDLLDLQLAGSLKPGTYTVAGNVSSQFITGLLFTLPLLEEDSQIKLTTELESVGYIYLTLDVLQHFGIQVHFHRAEGLFEIPGGQSYQATDYTVEGDYSQAAFFLVAGALGNDVMIEGLDKDSAQGDKAIMDFLQAFGAEIVEQGDAIQALAPAGGLTGGVTLDGSQCPDIIPVTALASCLATGETVIEHLERLRIKESDRLAATAEELSKLGASIEVVDDSLVINGVASLNGQAEVWSHKDHRMAMMLAVASTVCSEAILIQDSECVAKSYPEFWQDFQKLGGMIDEWRMGE; encoded by the coding sequence ATGAGTGATATACGTATTCAACCACAGAAGCTTTCCGGAATAGTTCATATCCCTCCTTCCAAGAGCATGGCCCATCGTGTTGTAATTGCAGCTAGCCTAAGTGAAGGACAAAGTATCATTCGCAATATTCAACTATCAGATGACATCATAGCAACCATTACTGGCATGCGAACGCTAGGTGCTCGTATCGATCAAGTACCCGACCCTAAGATTGATGGAGGGGTAAGCTTGATGATTCACGGGGCGAATCCTACCGGCGCCCAGCAAGAAACAGGCATTGTACGAGAAATCGATGCTAATGAGTCGGGCTCGACTTTACGATTCCTTGTGCCTATCTCATCACTATTTCCGGGAGAGACACATTTCATCGGACGAGGTAAATTAGGCAGTCGGCCCATGACGATATATGAAGAGATATACCGGGACCAGGGCTTATCTTATAGAGCAGGTATAGGCGACTTATTGGATTTACAACTTGCAGGAAGCTTAAAGCCAGGCACTTATACTGTGGCAGGCAATGTTTCCTCGCAGTTTATCACTGGCTTGCTTTTTACCTTGCCTTTGTTAGAAGAGGATTCACAGATTAAACTGACTACGGAACTGGAGTCGGTGGGTTATATTTATTTAACTTTGGATGTTTTGCAACACTTTGGTATTCAAGTGCACTTTCATCGGGCTGAGGGACTTTTCGAAATTCCTGGGGGACAAAGCTATCAGGCTACTGATTATACGGTTGAAGGAGATTATTCTCAAGCAGCTTTCTTCTTAGTGGCGGGAGCTTTAGGCAATGATGTTATGATAGAGGGACTTGATAAAGATTCAGCCCAAGGCGATAAAGCGATTATGGATTTCCTTCAAGCCTTCGGTGCGGAAATTGTTGAACAGGGCGATGCAATTCAAGCATTGGCACCTGCCGGGGGACTCACGGGTGGAGTGACTTTGGACGGTTCGCAGTGTCCCGATATTATCCCTGTGACTGCTTTAGCATCCTGCTTGGCGACGGGCGAAACGGTGATTGAGCATTTAGAGCGCTTGCGCATAAAAGAATCTGATCGACTGGCCGCAACGGCTGAAGAATTAAGTAAACTTGGCGCTTCGATTGAGGTGGTTGATGACAGTTTAGTTATCAATGGTGTCGCTAGCTTGAATGGACAGGCCGAAGTATGGAGCCATAAAGACCATCGAATGGCCATGATGTTGGCGGTCGCTTCAACGGTATGTAGCGAAGCCATCCTTATTCAAGATTCAGAATGTGTTGCTAAGTCTTACCCGGAATTCTGGCAGGACTTTCAGAAATTAGGAGGAATGATAGATGAGTGGCGTATGGGGGAATAA